A window from Bacillota bacterium encodes these proteins:
- the rpmA gene encoding 50S ribosomal protein L27, with protein MAHKKGVGSSRNGRDSRAQRLGVKRGDGQFVTAGSIIIRQRGTRVHPGRNVGIGGDDTLFAKTDGYVSFQRQGKDRKTVNIVPAATL; from the coding sequence ATGGCCCATAAAAAGGGAGTAGGCAGCTCAAGGAACGGCCGGGATTCAAGGGCCCAGCGCCTGGGAGTCAAGCGGGGCGATGGGCAGTTTGTCACGGCCGGGAGCATTATCATCAGGCAGCGGGGGACCAGGGTCCATCCCGGGCGCAACGTGGGGATCGGCGGCGACGACACCCTGTTCGCCAAGACGGACGGGTATGTCAGTTTCCAGCGCCAGGGCAAGGACCGCAAGACGGTCAACATAGTTCCCGCCGCCACCCTGTAG
- the rplU gene encoding 50S ribosomal protein L21 has product MYAIIETGGKQLCVREGDTVRVEKLAAENGAQVLFDRVLLVSTDEGVKIGRPLVPGARVTGRVQKQGRAKKIIVFKYKSKKNYRRKQGHRQPYTQVVVEKIEF; this is encoded by the coding sequence ATTGAAACCGGCGGCAAGCAGTTGTGCGTCCGCGAAGGAGACACGGTACGGGTTGAAAAGCTCGCGGCCGAAAACGGCGCCCAAGTCCTTTTCGACCGGGTGCTTTTAGTCAGCACGGACGAAGGCGTGAAGATCGGCCGGCCGCTGGTCCCGGGCGCCCGGGTGACCGGCCGGGTGCAGAAACAGGGGCGCGCCAAGAAGATTATTGTTTTCAAGTACAAGTCCAAGAAGAACTACCGGCGCAAGCAGGGGCACCGTCAGCCCTACACGCAGGTGGTAGTGGAGAAGATTGAGTTTTAG